The Anomalospiza imberbis isolate Cuckoo-Finch-1a 21T00152 chromosome 7, ASM3175350v1, whole genome shotgun sequence genome has a window encoding:
- the SLC4A3 gene encoding anion exchange protein 3 isoform X4 encodes MTTLQERERPAKESEGGSSPEVVISTCIRNSLGYEDFDEFAFNFEDYDLWEAIRNHLGYPGGEPTCHRFEDNPGVRRHLMKKPSRSQITRTSKKLASTPSVKKKKKKKKLDRKPHEVFVELNELVVDKNQEMHWRETARWIKFEEDVEEDTARWGKPHVASLSFRSLLELRKTIAHGAVLLDLEQTTLPGIAHLMVETMIISDQIRAEDRANVLRALLLKHSHPNDEKEGFFPRNHSSSSMNSIVGNHHHNHTTDTCVPLMGEERIEMADPKANETECKEKNPHLHNSEGHRKYLKLMEKIPEDAEATVVLVGCVQFLEQPTMAFVRLNEAVFLESVLEVPIPVRFIFVLLGPSQANMDYHEIGRSISTLMSDKHFHEAAYMADDRQDLLNAINEFLDCSIVIPPSEVEGKDLLKSIATFQKLLLKKRKEREQKSMKEGTAQEAKELCEVKAEEEEEEAEDDPLKRTGIFFGGLVRDIKRRYPKYLSDIRDALHSQCLAAVLFIYFAALSPAITFGGLLGEKTEGLMGVSELIISTSVLGILFSLLGAQPLLVIGFSGPLLVFEEAFYKFCQTQGIEYLTGRVWIGLWLIVFIFIIVAAEGSFLVRYISPFTQEIFAFLISLIFIYETFYKLYKVFAEHPLLKFYPPNVQSSLNASVLSTDAMSLGTRMQPNTALLSLILMLGTFFIAFFMRKFKNSRFLGGKARRIIGDFGIPISILVMVLVDYTITDTYTQKLNVPSGLSVTSPHKRGWFIHPMGSSGTFPLWMMFASAIPALLVFILIFMETQITTLIVSKKERKLLKGSGFHLDLLLIGTMGGLCALFGLPWLTAATVRSVTHVNALTVMSKAIAPGEKPRIEEVKEQRVTGVLIAALVGLSIVMGNMLRQIPLAVLFGIFLYMGVTSLTGIQLYERLLLIFMPSKHHPDHIYVVKVKTWRMNLFTCIQLACIVLLWVVKSTVASLAFPFVLIMTVPLRRFVLPRFFHDRELKALDSEDAEPNFDEDGRDEYNELHMPV; translated from the exons ATGACAACCcttcaagagagagagaggccaGCAAAGGAATCAGAAGGGGGCAGCAGCCCGGAGGTAGTGATAAGCACCTGTATTCGCAACTCACTTGGCTATGAAGACTTTGATGAATTTGCCTTCAATTTTGAAGACTATGATTTATGGGAGGCCATCAGAAACCATCTGGGTTACCCAGGCGGGGAGCCCACCT GCCACCGCTTTGAAGATAACCCGGGTGTGAGGAGGCATCTGATGAAAAAACCATCTCGGAGTCAGAtcaccaggacaagcaaaaaaTTAGCATCAACTCCATCTgtcaagaaaaagaagaagaagaagaagttGGATAGAAAGCCCCACGAG GTATTTGTGGAGCTGAATGAGCTGGTGGTGGATAAGAACCAGGAGATGCACTGGAGGGAGACAGCCCGGTGGATCAAGTTTGAGGAGGATGTGGAGGAGGATACAGCAAGGTGGGGGAAACCCCATGTGGCTTCACTGTCCTTTCGCAGTCTGTTGGAGCTCAGGAAGACTATTGCCCACG GTGCCGTCCTCCTTGACTTGGAGCAGACCACTCTGCCTGGCATTGCTCACCTCATGGTGGAGACCATGATCATCTCTGACCAGATCAGGGCAGAAGATCGAGCCAACGTGCTGCGTGCCCTGCTGCTGAAGCACAG CCATCCCAATGATGAGAAGGAGGGCTTCTTCCCGAGGAACCACTCCAGCTCCAGCATGAACTCCATCGTGGGAAACCACCATCACAACCACACCACAGACACATGCGTGCCCCTCATGGGGGAAGAACGCATTGAGATGGCTGACCCCAAGGCCAACGAGACCGAGTGCAAGGAG AAAAATCCTCACCTTCATAACTCTGAAGGCCATCGTaaatacttgaagctgatggaGAAAATCCCTGAAGATGCAGAGGCCACAGTGGTCCTTGTGG GTTGTGTGCAGTTTCTGGAGCAGCCAACCATGGCCTTCGTCCGACTAAATGAGGCCGTCTTCCTGGAATCTGTCTTGGAGGTCCCAATTCCTGTCAGATTCATCTTTGTGCTGCTGGGACCTAGCCAGGCCAACATGGACTACCACGAAATTGGCCGCTCAATCTCCACCCTCATGTCTGACAAG CACTTCCATGAGGCTGCATACATGGCAGATGATCGTCAAGACCTCCTCAATGCAATCAACGAGTTCTTGGACTGCAGCATTGTCATCCCCCCATCAGAGGTGGAGGGGAAAGACTTGCTCAAATCTATTGCCACCTTCCAGAAGTTGCTgctgaagaagaggaaggagagggaacagAAATCCATGAAGGAGGGCACTGCTCAGGAAGCCAAAG AGCTGTGTGAAGTGAAAgctgaggaagaagaggaggaagctgAGGATGACCCTTTGAAGCGAACCGGGATATTTTTTGGAGGTCTGGTTCGGGACATAAAGCGCAGGTACCCCAAATACCTCAGTGACATCAGAGACGCCTTGCACAGCCAGTGTCTCGCAGCCGTTCTCTTCATCTACTTTGCTGCTCTCTCTCCTGCCATCACCTTCGGGGGACTCCTAG GAGAGAAAACTGAGGGTCTCATGGGGGTCTCCGAGCTGATAATCTCCACCTCGGTTTTAGGGATCCTCTTCTCCCTGCTTGGAGCCCAGCCACTCCTGGTCATTGGCTTCTCAGGGCCTCTGCTGGTGTTTGAAGAAGCTTTTTACAAG TTCTGCCAGACACAAGGCATTGAGTATCTAACAGGCAGAGTGTGGATTGGTTTGTGGCTCATCGTCTTCATCTTCATTATCGTGGCAGCAGAAGGAAGCTTCTTGGTGCGCTACATCTCGCCCTTCACCCAAGAGATCTTTGCTTTCCTCATCTCCCTCATCTTTATCTATGAGACCTTCTACAAACTCTACAAG GTGTTTGCAGAACATCCTTTGCTGAAGTTCTACCCACCAAACGTGCAGAGCAGCCTGAATGCCAGCGTGCTCTCTACAGATGCGATGTCACTGGGAACAAGGATGCAGCCCAacactgctctgctctccctcatcCTCATGCTGGGCACTTTCTTCATTGCCTTCTTTATGCGCAAGTTCAAGAACAGCCGCTTCTTAGGAGGAAAG GCGCGGCGGATCATCGGAGACTTTGGgatccccatctccatcctgGTCATGGTGCTGGTGGATTACACCATCACTGACACATACACACAG AAGCTGAATGTCCCCTCCGGCCTGTCGGTCACATCCCCTCACAAGCGTGGCTGGTTCATCCACCCCATGGGCAGTAGTGGGACCTTTCCGCTGTGGATGATGTTTgcctctgccatccctgccctcctggTCTTCATTCTTATCTTCATGGAGACACAGATCACTAC GCTGATTGTTAGCAAGAAGGAGAGGAAGTTGCTGAAAGGCTCTGGCTTCCACCTGGACCTTCTGCTCATTGGCACTATGGGGGGGCTTTGCGCTCTCTTCGGGCTGCCCTGGCTGACGGCGGCGACAGTGCGCTCCGTCACCCACGTCAATGCCCTGACCGTCATGAGCAAGGCCATCGCACCCGGGGAGAAGCCCAGGATCGAGGAGGTGAAGGAGCAGCGTGTGACCGGAGTGCTTATTGCTGCCCTTGTCG GTCTGTCCATTGTGATGGGGAACATGCTGCGGCAGATCCCCCTGGCTGTGCTCTTTGGCATCTTCCTCTACATGGGGGTTACATCACTCACCGGCATCCAGCTCTACGAGCGCCTGCTCCTGATCTTCATGCCATCCAAGCACCACCCTGACCACATCTATGTTGTCAAG GTGAAGACCTGGAGAATGAATCTCTTCACCTGCATTCAACTGGCCTGCATTGTGCTGCTCTGGGTGGTGAAATCTACAGTGGCATCACTGGCCTTCCCCTTTGTCCTGATCATGACAGTGCCATTGCGACGCTTCGTGCTGCCCCGCTTCTTCCACGACAGGGAGCTCAAAGCG TTGGACTCGGAGGATGCGGAGCCAAATTTTGACGAAGATGGCCGGGACGAGTACAACGAGCTGCACATgcctgtgtga